One part of the Saprospiraceae bacterium genome encodes these proteins:
- the pgmB gene encoding beta-phosphoglucomutase, which produces MTNKTPTSREFAFIFDLDGVLVDTSKNHFLAWKKLAQKFDFELTEKFNERLQGVSRLDSLDLILEAAHVEIEKHDKLKLATEKNIFYLESIAELNENDLLPGVLDFLKEAKRIEIPIALGSASKNANLILKKTGISPYFAAVVDGNMVTKSKPNPEVFLKAAELLNYDPKRCIVFEDSIKGVDAAVSAKMHVVGIGPRNKLNEADLVFRGFQYFKAYEIINWYTIM; this is translated from the coding sequence ATGACTAACAAAACACCGACAAGCAGAGAGTTTGCCTTTATCTTTGATTTAGATGGAGTTTTAGTTGATACCTCTAAGAATCATTTTCTCGCATGGAAAAAGCTCGCTCAAAAATTCGATTTTGAATTGACAGAAAAATTTAATGAACGATTACAAGGTGTAAGTAGATTAGATTCATTGGATCTCATTTTAGAAGCGGCTCATGTAGAAATTGAAAAGCATGACAAACTGAAACTGGCTACGGAAAAAAATATTTTTTATTTAGAATCCATTGCCGAACTTAATGAAAATGATTTATTGCCAGGTGTCTTAGATTTTTTAAAAGAAGCAAAGAGAATAGAAATTCCAATCGCATTGGGTTCTGCCAGCAAAAATGCAAATTTAATATTAAAAAAAACAGGAATAAGCCCCTATTTTGCAGCTGTTGTAGATGGTAATATGGTCACTAAATCAAAACCAAATCCGGAAGTTTTTTTAAAAGCTGCTGAATTATTAAACTACGATCCAAAACGCTGTATAGTATTTGAAGATTCGATAAAAGGTGTAGATGCTGCTGTATCCGCTAAAATGCATGTGGTTGGCATTGGTCCCCGAAATAAATTAAATGAAGCGGACCTTGTTTTTAGAGGATTTCAATACTTTAAAGCTTATGAAATTATTAATTGGTATACCATTATGTAA
- a CDS encoding cyclomaltodextrinase N-terminal domain-containing protein, with protein MKFFKTLINICLSLFLFSSNAAAQVDPEQRYPDNVPKIEYIKRFPIAAEKIEVRVDPPFWWCGMPDPKLHLLIHDYNIKGSSVKISNAKIKILKITSLENPNYLALELDLSKIKSASTITIQLINGKTLKTYSYQIHKRNNYSTPGIDASDLIYLVMPDRFSNGAKDNDVIPSMTQKEVNRKKMYFRHGGDLKGIETHLDYLDKIGISTIWLNPVQENDQPAESYHGYAITDHYKIDPRFGTNDDYLNLCNQLHQKKMKLIMDIIFNHCGSNHYFIKDLPDSNWIHQWDQFTRTSYNALPFIDPYATAFDKKQLIEGWFDFHMPDLNQDHPTLKEYLIQHTIWWCEFAKLDGLRIDTWFYSDQKFMQEWLRSITNYNPEIRIFAEGWVMGCGVQAYFNSKNYLGNQKQYVQSIDFQFLFAIQEALTKPFSWDGGISKLHSTLAQDYLYYKPEYNLIFLDNHDVSRIFSVLGEDFNKWKQALSLLMTVRGIPGVYYGTEILMKNYSNPDGKVREDFPGGWMGDTVNYFDENQLPSDRKMAFDFFVRISNYRKWNADFFKNASFHQILPKDGVYFCYRKTKKKTLLVFINTDSKDLTYKILNQIPTLKSKKAKDIFTEKIETIENEIKIEANGLRILEVVHQ; from the coding sequence ATGAAATTCTTTAAAACGCTTATAAATATTTGTTTGAGTCTATTTCTTTTTTCTAGTAATGCAGCTGCACAAGTTGATCCAGAACAAAGATATCCTGATAACGTTCCCAAGATTGAATACATTAAACGTTTCCCCATAGCTGCAGAAAAAATAGAAGTAAGAGTAGATCCTCCATTTTGGTGGTGCGGAATGCCTGATCCAAAGTTGCATTTATTAATTCACGATTACAATATAAAAGGATCTTCAGTTAAAATTTCAAATGCTAAAATAAAAATATTAAAAATTACGAGTCTTGAGAATCCAAATTACTTAGCTTTGGAATTAGATTTAAGTAAAATAAAATCTGCATCCACAATTACGATTCAATTAATAAATGGCAAAACACTCAAAACCTATAGCTATCAAATTCATAAAAGAAATAATTACAGTACTCCAGGAATAGATGCATCAGATTTAATTTACCTGGTGATGCCAGATCGCTTCAGTAATGGAGCCAAGGATAATGATGTGATTCCATCCATGACTCAAAAAGAAGTGAACCGCAAAAAAATGTATTTTAGACATGGCGGCGATTTAAAAGGAATCGAAACGCATTTGGATTATTTAGATAAAATTGGAATAAGTACAATATGGTTAAATCCAGTACAGGAAAATGATCAACCTGCCGAATCATATCATGGCTATGCGATTACAGATCACTATAAAATCGATCCTCGTTTTGGCACAAATGATGATTATCTAAATTTATGTAACCAGCTTCACCAAAAAAAAATGAAGCTCATTATGGACATCATTTTTAATCATTGCGGAAGTAACCACTATTTTATAAAAGATTTACCTGATAGTAACTGGATACATCAATGGGATCAATTTACAAGAACTAGCTATAATGCGCTGCCCTTTATAGATCCCTATGCAACGGCTTTTGATAAAAAACAATTAATAGAAGGTTGGTTCGATTTTCATATGCCGGATTTAAATCAAGACCATCCGACATTAAAAGAATATTTAATACAACATACAATTTGGTGGTGCGAATTTGCAAAATTAGATGGACTTCGAATAGACACCTGGTTTTATTCTGATCAAAAATTTATGCAGGAATGGTTACGTTCAATTACAAATTACAATCCTGAGATTCGCATTTTTGCAGAAGGATGGGTAATGGGATGTGGCGTACAAGCATACTTTAATTCTAAAAATTATTTGGGAAATCAAAAACAATATGTACAGTCAATTGATTTTCAATTTCTATTTGCTATACAAGAAGCATTAACCAAACCCTTTTCCTGGGATGGTGGTATCAGCAAACTACACAGTACACTTGCACAAGATTATCTCTATTACAAACCAGAATATAATCTGATCTTTTTAGATAATCACGATGTTAGTAGAATCTTTTCTGTATTAGGAGAAGACTTCAATAAATGGAAACAAGCGCTAAGCTTATTGATGACGGTAAGAGGTATTCCTGGAGTCTATTATGGCACTGAAATTCTAATGAAGAATTATTCAAATCCTGATGGTAAAGTACGTGAAGATTTTCCGGGTGGATGGATGGGAGATACCGTAAATTATTTTGATGAAAATCAATTACCATCTGATCGCAAAATGGCATTTGACTTTTTTGTAAGGATCAGTAACTACCGTAAATGGAATGCAGACTTTTTTAAAAATGCAAGCTTTCATCAAATTTTGCCAAAAGATGGTGTCTATTTTTGCTATAGAAAAACAAAGAAAAAAACATTGTTGGTATTTATAAATACAGACTCAAAAGATTTAACTTACAAGATATTAAATCAAATTCCAACATTAAAATCTAAAAAAGCGAAAGATATCTTTACCGAAAAAATTGAAACTATAGAAAATGAAATAAAGATTGAAGCAAACGGATTGCGGATATTAGAAGTAGTGCATCAATGA
- a CDS encoding MFS transporter, with the protein MENKTYKTELSFWQIWNMSFGFLGIQFGWALQMSNMSAIYKYLGAENSQIPLLWIAAPMTGLIVQPIVGYLSDNTWNFLGRRKPYFLVGAILASISLVLMPNCTALWMAAGLLWILDASINISMEPFRAFVSDMLPEKQLTTGFTMQSFFIGLGAVVASAMPWIFTNWFQLGESTNQGIPSSVKYSFYIGAFVFFIAILYTILTTKEYPPLIRKVKNKESIFIKTKNGFNEIFSNILDMPILMKKIAIVQFFSWMGLFLMWFHFSDAVATNFYKASSLIDPSYKQGVEFAGLLFAFYSLVTFCFAFILKFIADKIGKARAHQWSLAVGGLALISVLFLNNPNHLFINMIGVGIAWTSILSMPYAIFAPHLPEGKTGVYMGIFNFFIVIPEIIAALFFGWVMKHILYQNSLHAVALGGLMLIFASILCMLIKEEKKDLLSTSLYTIPEK; encoded by the coding sequence ATGGAAAACAAAACATATAAAACAGAATTAAGTTTCTGGCAAATCTGGAATATGAGCTTTGGCTTTTTAGGCATTCAATTTGGTTGGGCACTTCAAATGTCTAACATGAGTGCTATTTATAAATATCTGGGCGCTGAAAATAGTCAGATACCATTATTATGGATAGCCGCACCTATGACTGGATTAATTGTGCAACCTATTGTAGGTTATCTTTCTGATAATACCTGGAATTTTTTAGGCAGAAGAAAACCATATTTTTTAGTTGGCGCAATATTAGCATCCATAAGTTTAGTGCTCATGCCAAATTGTACAGCACTTTGGATGGCTGCTGGATTGTTATGGATTCTAGATGCTTCCATAAATATAAGTATGGAACCATTTCGAGCTTTTGTATCGGATATGTTACCCGAAAAACAATTAACCACAGGGTTCACAATGCAAAGTTTTTTTATTGGTTTAGGAGCCGTTGTTGCATCTGCAATGCCCTGGATTTTTACAAACTGGTTTCAATTAGGAGAAAGCACAAATCAAGGAATTCCATCCTCTGTAAAATACTCATTCTATATAGGCGCATTTGTTTTTTTTATCGCCATACTATACACGATACTGACGACAAAGGAATATCCACCTCTAATTCGTAAAGTAAAAAATAAGGAGTCCATTTTTATAAAAACAAAGAACGGATTTAATGAGATATTTTCCAATATTCTGGATATGCCAATCCTAATGAAAAAAATTGCTATTGTACAATTTTTTAGTTGGATGGGATTATTTTTGATGTGGTTTCATTTTAGTGATGCCGTTGCAACCAATTTTTACAAAGCAAGTTCTCTGATAGATCCAAGTTATAAACAAGGTGTTGAATTTGCTGGTTTATTATTTGCATTTTACTCTTTAGTAACATTTTGCTTTGCCTTTATATTAAAATTCATTGCCGATAAAATTGGGAAAGCGAGGGCCCATCAATGGAGTTTAGCAGTTGGTGGCCTGGCATTAATTTCTGTTTTATTTTTAAATAACCCAAATCATTTATTTATAAATATGATAGGTGTAGGAATTGCTTGGACTAGCATTCTTTCAATGCCATATGCCATTTTTGCCCCTCATCTTCCCGAAGGTAAAACAGGCGTATATATGGGCATTTTTAATTTTTTTATAGTCATTCCAGAAATAATTGCAGCCTTATTTTTTGGCTGGGTTATGAAACATATACTTTATCAAAATTCATTACATGCTGTTGCCTTAGGTGGTCTTATGTTGATTTTTGCTAGTATTCTGTGTATGTTAATTAAAGAAGAAAAAAAAGATTTACTATCCACATCATTATATACAATTCCTGAAAAATGA
- a CDS encoding alpha-amylase: MCKFIFSILCYLLCGNISSQISIGIPQPAWLDSSVIYEVNMRQFTESGSFLDFKKHLPRLQKMGVNILWFMPIYPISKIKRKGSLGSYYAVASYVEVNYEFGNPEDFRSVVKEAHKLGMKVILDWVPNHTGWSHQWIYSHPEYYTKDLVTDTIVHPLNTDWYDVADLDYKNPAMRLNMIKAILYWLDAYEIDGFRFDMAMMVPDDFWIQLNRVLKSMNKSIFLLAESEESAHRNQGIFHADFGWTFQNLIREIAKGNKNALDLIQYFDDDSIKFKLGSHLYFTSNHDENSWQGTEFELLGNAHQLFSALTFVLNGIPLIYNGQEEPIKKRLRFFEKDTIGFRNLAYESFYKNLIDLRKNNPALYSGARGGKMEWIEHTSNQSVLSFKRSLGQNEILCFFNLSNRKQSIKIVNPILNSKYREYNTDRIAKLKAGTSIQLNPWEFKIYIKK, from the coding sequence ATGTGTAAATTTATCTTTTCTATTTTATGTTATTTATTGTGTGGAAATATTTCAAGTCAAATTTCTATTGGAATTCCTCAACCTGCCTGGTTGGACTCCAGTGTTATTTATGAAGTGAATATGAGACAATTTACAGAATCCGGTAGTTTTTTAGATTTTAAAAAACATTTACCGCGTCTACAAAAAATGGGAGTTAATATTCTTTGGTTTATGCCCATTTATCCGATCAGTAAAATAAAAAGGAAAGGGAGCCTCGGTAGTTATTACGCAGTGGCTTCCTATGTTGAAGTAAATTACGAATTTGGAAATCCTGAAGATTTTCGATCCGTTGTAAAAGAAGCCCATAAACTGGGTATGAAAGTTATTTTAGATTGGGTTCCGAATCATACAGGATGGAGTCACCAATGGATTTATAGCCATCCAGAATACTATACCAAAGATCTTGTAACAGATACCATAGTGCATCCTCTAAACACAGATTGGTATGATGTTGCTGACTTAGATTATAAAAATCCTGCAATGCGATTAAACATGATAAAAGCAATACTCTATTGGCTTGATGCTTATGAAATTGATGGATTTAGATTTGATATGGCAATGATGGTACCAGATGATTTCTGGATACAATTGAATCGTGTTTTAAAAAGTATGAATAAGTCAATTTTTTTATTGGCTGAATCCGAAGAAAGCGCACATCGAAATCAAGGAATATTTCATGCAGATTTTGGTTGGACCTTTCAAAATTTAATCCGCGAAATTGCAAAAGGAAATAAAAATGCGCTGGACTTAATACAATATTTTGACGATGACTCAATAAAATTTAAACTTGGTTCCCATTTATACTTCACGAGTAATCACGATGAAAATAGCTGGCAGGGCACTGAGTTTGAGTTATTAGGAAATGCACATCAATTATTTAGCGCATTGACTTTTGTATTAAATGGAATTCCATTAATCTATAATGGACAGGAAGAACCTATAAAAAAGAGACTCCGCTTTTTTGAAAAAGACACTATTGGATTTAGAAACTTAGCATATGAATCCTTTTATAAAAATCTTATCGATTTACGCAAAAATAACCCAGCATTGTATTCGGGTGCTCGTGGTGGAAAAATGGAATGGATTGAACATACTTCAAATCAATCTGTACTCTCCTTTAAACGCAGTCTTGGACAAAACGAAATTCTTTGTTTTTTCAATTTAAGTAATCGGAAGCAATCCATTAAAATAGTAAATCCCATTTTGAATTCAAAATATCGTGAATACAATACAGATCGAATCGCAAAACTAAAAGCTGGAACATCTATTCAGTTAAATCCCTGGGAGTTTAAAATCTATATCAAAAAATAA
- a CDS encoding T9SS type A sorting domain-containing protein, with amino-acid sequence MRIALNQFWECSLWKIKNSIVIVTIFFFFQNLNAQVISVSPVFPTDQDTITIIYNAAEGNAALLNANPPIFAHTGVITSKSNNGSDWRYVQGNWGTVDSKVLMNPLGNNLFQIKFHLRSFYNVPPLETIQKLAFVFRNSNGSLVGRDQTGGDIFYTVYESSSALQAILIKPAVPYVFVNLNEVVDIQFECSKISDIHLFINNIESDVFTGKSYKKSISANQTGQFDVRIECVSGMEKIEKSFRFLVGIKSKTENPPAGTEAGVKVLTALSARFALKAPGKRHVFVLGDFNQFQPDTSYLMKQNTGSDLFWLDVIPLKPGFNHSYQFLIDGKILVADPLSKLVLDPFNDSGIPNSSYPDIPKYPAGQTHGIVSVFTTTPIEYQWNSTNYKKPKKDELLIYELLIRDFSNQHSFRSVIDSLDYLARLGINAIELMPINEFEGNISWGYNVSYPMALDKYYGTLNTFKELVDKAHQLGIAVILDVVFNHVFGQSPLAQMYWNAIQNKPLANSPYLNSDATHPFNVGYDMNHESPFTKDYVKQVLKYWLQECKVDGFRFDLSKGFTQQNSGSDVNLWGKYDASRINILKNYSDYIWTIDKEAYVIMEHFAENSEEKELADYGMLLWGNLNYNFNQAAMAYSSNDLNGAFALNRGWLNNHLIAYMESHDEERLMYRSLQYGNVSGTYNIKQLSTALKRQELAFLFYLMIPGPKMIWQFSELGYDYSINFCQNGTINSNCRTDPKPVRWDYLNTIERKNIYELISKLQEFKSVTGLLKNGSLESFIGEGFIKRMKYSTPEFNVVVIGNFDVISRTATSDFQHIGWWFDYLSNDSIFIDNINKSHILSPGEFHLWVDKKVSVDVIDALAVEPKFIFYPNPFTGPAILETDSEIKEIHLFDLLGKPLPLYSKSLSKHSWELNLNDLLPNGIYFLEIVSADGQIQWLNIQKSCD; translated from the coding sequence ATGAGAATAGCACTAAATCAATTCTGGGAGTGTAGCTTATGGAAAATTAAAAATTCAATTGTTATAGTTACAATTTTTTTCTTTTTTCAAAATCTGAATGCTCAGGTCATTTCTGTTTCTCCAGTTTTTCCAACCGATCAGGATACGATCACTATTATTTATAATGCCGCAGAAGGGAATGCTGCATTATTAAATGCAAATCCGCCGATCTTTGCTCACACCGGAGTTATTACATCAAAAAGTAACAATGGATCAGATTGGCGTTATGTACAAGGAAATTGGGGAACTGTAGATTCAAAAGTATTGATGAATCCACTCGGAAATAATCTATTCCAAATTAAATTTCATCTCCGCTCTTTTTATAATGTACCACCGCTGGAAACTATTCAAAAACTAGCATTCGTTTTTCGAAATTCTAATGGGAGTTTGGTAGGACGTGATCAAACTGGGGGCGATATATTTTATACCGTGTACGAATCTTCAAGTGCCTTACAAGCAATCCTTATAAAACCTGCAGTACCTTATGTTTTTGTGAATTTGAACGAAGTAGTTGATATCCAATTTGAATGTTCAAAGATCTCGGATATTCATTTATTTATAAATAATATTGAATCCGATGTTTTTACTGGTAAATCTTATAAAAAGTCTATTTCGGCCAATCAAACCGGACAATTTGATGTGCGTATTGAATGTGTTTCCGGTATGGAAAAAATTGAAAAATCATTTCGGTTTTTAGTGGGAATTAAATCAAAAACAGAAAACCCTCCAGCTGGAACAGAAGCTGGAGTTAAGGTTTTAACTGCCTTAAGTGCGCGCTTTGCGTTGAAAGCACCTGGAAAAAGGCATGTTTTTGTCTTGGGTGATTTTAATCAGTTTCAACCGGATACTTCATATCTTATGAAACAAAATACTGGAAGTGATTTATTTTGGTTGGATGTAATTCCTTTAAAACCCGGATTTAATCATAGCTATCAATTTTTGATCGATGGTAAAATTCTGGTTGCAGATCCATTAAGTAAATTAGTGTTAGATCCATTCAACGATTCTGGGATTCCTAATTCTTCATATCCTGACATACCAAAATATCCTGCAGGGCAAACCCATGGAATCGTTTCTGTTTTCACAACAACCCCTATAGAATACCAATGGAATAGTACTAATTACAAAAAACCAAAAAAGGACGAACTCCTGATTTACGAATTATTAATTCGAGATTTTTCAAATCAGCATTCCTTCAGATCCGTTATTGATAGTTTGGATTATTTGGCAAGGCTTGGAATAAATGCAATTGAATTAATGCCAATAAATGAATTTGAAGGGAATATCAGTTGGGGTTATAATGTTTCTTACCCAATGGCCCTGGATAAGTATTATGGCACACTGAATACATTTAAAGAGCTGGTAGACAAGGCACATCAGCTTGGAATTGCAGTAATTTTGGATGTCGTATTTAATCATGTATTTGGTCAAAGTCCATTAGCGCAAATGTATTGGAATGCAATACAAAATAAACCGTTGGCAAATAGTCCATATTTAAATTCAGATGCGACCCATCCGTTTAATGTTGGTTATGATATGAATCATGAAAGTCCATTTACAAAAGATTATGTAAAACAAGTTTTAAAATATTGGTTACAGGAATGCAAGGTTGATGGTTTTCGTTTTGATTTATCGAAAGGATTTACACAGCAAAATTCTGGAAGTGATGTTAACTTATGGGGAAAATATGATGCCTCCAGAATTAACATTTTGAAAAATTATAGCGATTATATTTGGACAATAGATAAGGAGGCATATGTAATTATGGAACACTTTGCTGAAAATAGCGAAGAAAAGGAATTGGCGGATTATGGAATGCTGCTATGGGGTAATCTGAATTATAATTTTAATCAAGCTGCAATGGCTTATAGTTCCAATGATTTAAATGGAGCCTTTGCTTTAAATCGTGGATGGTTGAATAATCATCTTATAGCATATATGGAAAGCCATGATGAGGAGCGGCTCATGTATAGAAGTTTACAGTATGGCAATGTTTCCGGGACCTATAATATAAAGCAATTAAGTACAGCATTGAAACGTCAGGAATTGGCTTTTCTATTTTACCTTATGATACCGGGTCCAAAAATGATTTGGCAGTTTAGTGAATTGGGCTATGATTATTCAATTAATTTTTGTCAGAATGGGACGATTAATTCAAATTGCAGAACGGATCCCAAACCTGTGCGTTGGGATTACTTAAATACAATCGAACGAAAAAATATTTATGAATTAATTTCTAAATTGCAAGAATTTAAATCAGTTACTGGATTACTAAAGAATGGAAGTTTAGAATCGTTTATTGGCGAAGGGTTTATAAAGCGAATGAAATATTCTACTCCCGAATTCAATGTTGTTGTAATTGGGAATTTTGATGTCATCTCAAGAACGGCTACTTCTGATTTTCAACATATAGGTTGGTGGTTTGATTATTTATCAAATGATAGCATATTTATTGATAATATAAATAAAAGTCATATTCTGAGCCCAGGAGAATTTCACCTTTGGGTCGATAAGAAAGTGTCTGTGGACGTAATTGATGCTTTGGCTGTGGAACCTAAGTTTATCTTTTATCCAAATCCTTTTACAGGACCAGCTATTTTGGAAACAGATTCAGAAATTAAGGAGATCCATCTATTTGATTTATTAGGCAAGCCATTGCCTCTGTATTCTAAAAGTTTATCCAAACATAGTTGGGAACTTAATCTTAATGATTTATTACCTAATGGAATTTATTTTTTAGAAATTGTATCAGCAGATGGGCAGATACAATGGCTTAATATTCAGAAGTCATGCGATTAA
- a CDS encoding glycoside hydrolase family 65 protein, with amino-acid sequence MKNYLKTHPWKIIEEGFHPEYQKNSESIFSLGNGRMGGRANFEESYSGETLLGNYIGGIYYPDKTRVGWWKVGYPEYYAKVPNAANWSGVHIYINNHVLDLAKCKIHSFKRILHLDKGYLERNVSLETEFGIALEIQVIKYLSMAWDECGAMQYSVYCLQDTLSIRFESYCDFNIRNQDSNYDEDFWNRINEYQDQTYLVTHAETKKTNYQVCSGIQNKFYINGELKLDSIKTTIQNRYVSNTVECELKEGDCFILEKSVCQISSLDYSKEEIGQQCISKLTWWSQIPFDQRLDDQQNYWQEIWKYADVRIEGDDDSQQGIRFNIFQLYQTYTGKDPRLNIGPKGFTGERYGGCTYWDTEAYCLPFYLGTSHPKVARQLLLYRYFHLPKAIENAKKLGFSEGAALYPMVTMNGEECHNEWEITFEEIHRNGAIVYAIFDYLKQTNDIRYVWDYGIEVIIAINRFWVQRVHLATTIDRYVMHGVTGPNEYENNVNNNWYTLYLAKWCLDYGLQLIDKSLMEPLKYDQIIQKTKLNQNELDFWKEVSDKMYLPEDKNLGIFLQQDGYLEKEQNTVLDLVATERPIHQHWSWDRILRSCYIKQADVLQGIYFFEDHFDIDTIRKNFEYYEARTVHESSLSPCVHCILAARLNKQTKAYELYLRTSRLDLDDYNNDTCDGLHITSMAGTWLSIVKGFGGLRIVDDAISIKSLLPEAWKAFAFTFMFRDQRLKFKILATLAEVENQSNQEVKIIYKTKEYRVPAQGKIQMS; translated from the coding sequence ATGAAAAATTACCTAAAAACACATCCATGGAAGATTATCGAAGAAGGGTTTCATCCAGAATATCAAAAAAATAGTGAGAGTATTTTCAGTCTTGGCAATGGCAGAATGGGTGGTCGTGCTAATTTTGAAGAATCCTATAGCGGTGAAACACTCCTTGGAAATTATATTGGTGGCATTTACTACCCGGATAAAACACGCGTTGGTTGGTGGAAAGTTGGATACCCAGAGTATTATGCAAAAGTACCGAATGCAGCAAATTGGTCTGGTGTTCATATTTATATTAATAACCATGTACTCGATTTAGCAAAATGCAAAATTCATTCTTTCAAAAGAATTCTTCACCTTGATAAAGGGTATTTGGAACGAAATGTAAGCTTAGAAACAGAATTTGGTATTGCTTTGGAAATTCAAGTAATAAAATACTTGAGCATGGCCTGGGATGAATGTGGCGCTATGCAATATAGCGTGTATTGCTTGCAAGATACCCTATCCATTCGTTTTGAATCTTACTGCGATTTTAATATACGCAATCAAGACTCAAATTATGATGAAGATTTCTGGAATCGAATCAATGAATATCAAGATCAAACTTACCTGGTCACGCATGCAGAAACAAAAAAAACAAATTACCAGGTTTGTTCTGGTATTCAGAATAAGTTTTATATTAATGGTGAATTAAAATTAGATTCAATTAAAACAACAATTCAAAACCGGTATGTTTCAAATACCGTGGAATGCGAATTAAAGGAAGGAGATTGTTTTATTCTGGAAAAATCGGTTTGTCAAATTTCAAGTCTAGATTATAGCAAAGAAGAGATTGGTCAACAATGTATTTCCAAATTAACATGGTGGAGTCAAATTCCATTTGATCAACGATTAGACGATCAACAAAATTATTGGCAAGAAATCTGGAAATATGCAGATGTTCGCATTGAAGGTGATGATGACTCTCAACAAGGCATCCGATTTAATATATTTCAACTTTATCAAACGTATACAGGGAAAGATCCACGTTTAAATATTGGTCCCAAAGGATTTACCGGAGAACGTTATGGAGGATGCACTTATTGGGATACAGAAGCGTATTGTCTTCCTTTCTATTTAGGTACTTCTCATCCGAAAGTTGCAAGACAATTATTATTGTATCGATATTTTCATTTGCCAAAAGCTATTGAAAATGCAAAAAAACTAGGTTTCAGTGAAGGTGCCGCACTCTATCCAATGGTTACCATGAATGGAGAGGAATGTCATAATGAATGGGAGATAACATTCGAAGAAATTCATCGCAACGGTGCTATAGTGTATGCAATTTTTGATTATTTAAAGCAAACAAATGATATTCGCTATGTATGGGATTATGGCATAGAAGTCATCATTGCAATAAACCGATTTTGGGTTCAACGGGTTCATCTCGCAACAACAATCGATCGATATGTAATGCATGGAGTGACTGGACCGAATGAATACGAAAATAATGTAAACAATAATTGGTATACATTATATCTTGCAAAATGGTGTTTAGATTATGGATTGCAATTAATAGATAAATCTTTAATGGAGCCTTTAAAATATGATCAAATAATTCAAAAAACGAAATTGAATCAAAACGAACTTGATTTTTGGAAAGAAGTATCTGATAAAATGTATTTACCAGAAGATAAAAACCTGGGAATCTTTTTACAACAAGATGGATACTTAGAGAAAGAACAAAATACAGTCCTTGATTTAGTAGCTACCGAAAGACCGATACACCAACATTGGAGCTGGGATCGGATCTTGCGCTCTTGCTATATAAAACAAGCAGATGTACTTCAGGGGATTTATTTTTTTGAAGATCATTTTGATATCGATACCATTCGTAAAAATTTTGAATATTATGAAGCCAGAACGGTTCATGAATCTTCGCTTTCACCCTGTGTTCATTGTATACTGGCAGCTCGCTTAAATAAACAAACAAAGGCTTATGAATTGTATTTACGAACTTCTCGATTAGATTTAGATGATTATAATAATGATACCTGTGATGGTTTACATATTACGAGCATGGCAGGAACCTGGTTAAGTATTGTCAAAGGATTTGGTGGTCTTCGCATTGTAGATGATGCAATTTCTATTAAATCACTCTTGCCTGAAGCATGGAAAGCCTTTGCTTTTACTTTTATGTTTAGAGATCAACGATTGAAATTTAAAATATTAGCAACCTTAGCAGAAGTTGAAAATCAAAGTAACCAAGAAGTAAAAATTATTTATAAAACTAAAGAATACCGGGTGCCTGCACAAGGTAAAATTCAAATGTCCTAA